One [Clostridium] saccharolyticum WM1 DNA segment encodes these proteins:
- the mnmG gene encoding tRNA uridine-5-carboxymethylaminomethyl(34) synthesis enzyme MnmG produces the protein MQHLEEFYDVVIVGAGHAGCEAALACARLGLETIMFTVSVDSIALMPCNPNIGGSSKGHLVRELDALGGEMGKNIDKTFIQSKMLNQSKGPAVHSLRAQADKQEYSRAMRMTLENTDHLTIRQAEVSEIIVEDGTLTGVKTISGAVYHCKAAVLATGTYLKARCIYGDVSEYTGPNGLKAANHLTDSLKEHGIEMLRFKTGTPARVDKRSIDFSRMEEQFGDEKVVPFSFSTDRKALQKDQVSCWLTYTNENTHQIIRENIDRSPLYSGAIEGTGPRYCPSIEDKVVKFSDKERHQVFVEPEGLFTNEMYLAGMSSSLPEDVQYAMYRTVPGLENVRIVRNAYAIEYDCINSRQLKSTLELMSIRGLFCGGQFNGSSGYEEAAVQGFMAGVNAAMKLLGREQVVLDRSQAYIGVLIDDLVTKENHEPYRMMTSRAEYRLLLRQDNADLRLMKIGHDIGLISHEQYEKLLEKERLIEEEIRRLESTNIGASREVQAFLEENGSTPLKTGTTLAELVRRPELDYIMLTNIDNQRPLLPEDVIEQVNINIKYDGYIRRQKQQVIQYKKLENKRLDVEFDYSSVKGLRREAIQKLNLYKPMSIGQASRISGVSPADISVLLVFLEQLRYQKSLEKKE, from the coding sequence ATGCAGCATTTAGAAGAGTTTTATGATGTAGTCATAGTGGGTGCGGGCCATGCGGGCTGTGAAGCGGCTCTGGCCTGTGCAAGGCTGGGGCTTGAAACCATTATGTTTACTGTCAGCGTGGACAGCATAGCGCTGATGCCATGCAACCCCAATATAGGCGGAAGCTCCAAGGGCCATCTGGTAAGGGAACTGGATGCCTTAGGAGGGGAAATGGGAAAAAATATCGATAAAACCTTTATCCAGTCCAAAATGTTAAACCAGTCCAAAGGGCCGGCTGTTCATTCCTTAAGGGCTCAGGCGGACAAGCAGGAATATTCCAGAGCCATGAGAATGACTCTGGAGAATACAGACCATCTGACCATAAGGCAGGCAGAGGTTTCCGAAATCATAGTAGAGGATGGGACTCTTACGGGAGTTAAGACCATTTCCGGAGCAGTTTATCATTGCAAGGCGGCAGTTCTGGCAACAGGTACTTATTTAAAAGCAAGGTGCATTTACGGGGATGTAAGTGAGTATACAGGGCCTAACGGCCTTAAGGCAGCCAATCATCTCACGGATTCCTTAAAGGAACATGGGATCGAAATGCTGCGTTTTAAGACAGGAACTCCAGCCCGGGTGGACAAGAGAAGCATAGATTTTTCCAGGATGGAAGAGCAGTTTGGAGATGAGAAAGTGGTGCCCTTCTCCTTTTCCACAGACAGGAAAGCCTTGCAAAAAGATCAGGTTTCCTGCTGGCTTACTTATACCAATGAAAATACCCATCAGATCATTCGGGAAAATATAGACCGTTCACCCTTATATTCCGGAGCCATCGAAGGCACCGGGCCTAGATATTGTCCATCCATTGAAGATAAGGTCGTAAAATTTTCTGATAAGGAACGTCATCAGGTCTTTGTAGAGCCGGAGGGGCTTTTTACCAATGAAATGTATTTAGCCGGTATGTCCAGCTCCTTGCCTGAAGATGTCCAGTATGCCATGTACCGGACTGTTCCAGGGCTGGAGAATGTGAGGATTGTCAGAAATGCATATGCCATAGAATACGACTGCATCAATTCCAGACAACTGAAGTCAACCCTGGAACTTATGTCCATCAGAGGATTGTTTTGCGGCGGCCAGTTTAATGGAAGCTCGGGATATGAGGAGGCGGCGGTTCAGGGCTTTATGGCAGGAGTAAATGCTGCCATGAAATTATTGGGCAGAGAACAGGTGGTACTGGATCGTTCTCAGGCTTATATCGGCGTACTCATCGATGACCTTGTCACTAAGGAAAACCATGAGCCGTACCGTATGATGACCTCCAGAGCGGAATACAGACTTTTGCTGCGTCAGGATAATGCGGATCTCCGCTTGATGAAAATCGGTCATGATATTGGACTCATAAGCCATGAGCAATATGAAAAACTTCTGGAAAAGGAACGGTTGATTGAGGAAGAAATCCGGCGTCTGGAATCAACTAATATAGGAGCATCCAGAGAAGTCCAGGCGTTTTTGGAAGAAAACGGGAGCACTCCTCTTAAGACCGGAACGACCTTGGCAGAACTGGTAAGAAGACCGGAATTGGATTATATTATGTTAACTAATATTGACAATCAAAGACCTTTGCTTCCGGAAGATGTTATCGAGCAGGTCAATATTAACATTAAGTATGATGGATATATCCGCAGGCAGAAACAGCAGGTAATCCAGTACAAAAAGCTGGAGAATAAAAGGCTGGATGTGGAATTTGACTATTCTTCCGTAAAGGGCCTTAGAAGAGAAGCCATCCAGAAGCTGAATCTGTATAAGCCCATGTCCATTGGACAAGCATCCAGAATATCCGGCGTATCACCGGCAGATATATCTGTTTTACTTGTTTTTCTGGAGCAGCTTCGTTATCAGAAGAGTCTGGAAAAGAAAGAATGA
- the mnmE gene encoding tRNA uridine-5-carboxymethylaminomethyl(34) synthesis GTPase MnmE, whose amino-acid sequence MKMNTIAAIATAMSSSGIGIVRISGEESFQIIDRIFKAKGNGEKKLSLEPSHTIHYGCIYDGDEIIDEVLVLIMKGPRSYTAEDTVEIDCHGGVLVTKRILETVLKYGARPAEPGEFTKRAFLNGRVDLSQAEAVIDVIHAKNNYALKSSVSQLEGAVSRKIKDMREKIIYQIAFIESALDDPEHISLDGYQELLLKTLEPIKEELNLLIKSSDNGRVLSEGIETVILGKPNAGKSSLLNVLVGEERAIVTDIAGTTRDTLKEQIRLEDLSLNIIDTAGIRDTQDVVEKIGVEKARSAAQEADLIIYVVDGSCPLDENDEEILTFIESRKAVVLLNKTDLIPVVTEDMLKMRTRHQVIPISAKERLGIGNLENEIKAMFYHGEIDFNDQVYITNVRHKNALLEALKSLSMVEQSVRNEMPEDFYSIDLMDAYEQLGTILGESVEDDLVNEIFRKFCMGK is encoded by the coding sequence ATGAAAATGAATACAATAGCGGCCATCGCCACGGCTATGTCCAGTTCCGGGATCGGGATCGTAAGGATCAGCGGCGAAGAGTCATTTCAAATAATAGATCGAATTTTTAAGGCAAAGGGAAATGGAGAGAAAAAGCTTTCCTTAGAGCCGTCTCACACCATTCATTACGGATGCATTTATGATGGGGATGAGATCATTGATGAGGTACTGGTTCTTATTATGAAAGGACCCCGCAGCTATACGGCAGAAGATACGGTTGAGATCGACTGCCATGGAGGAGTCCTTGTGACCAAAAGGATTCTGGAGACAGTGTTAAAATACGGAGCCAGGCCCGCAGAGCCTGGAGAATTTACCAAAAGGGCGTTTTTAAACGGCAGGGTGGATCTGTCTCAGGCAGAGGCCGTCATTGATGTCATCCATGCGAAAAACAATTATGCCTTAAAATCTTCGGTCAGTCAGCTGGAGGGAGCTGTATCCAGGAAAATAAAGGATATGAGAGAGAAAATCATCTATCAAATTGCCTTTATCGAATCTGCTCTTGATGATCCTGAGCACATTTCCCTGGATGGGTACCAGGAGCTTCTTTTGAAAACATTGGAACCTATTAAGGAGGAGCTGAACCTTCTTATTAAGTCCTCGGATAACGGAAGAGTTTTATCAGAGGGTATTGAAACTGTTATTTTAGGAAAGCCAAATGCGGGAAAATCTTCTCTTTTAAATGTTCTTGTGGGTGAGGAACGGGCGATTGTAACAGATATTGCTGGGACCACCAGAGATACTTTAAAGGAGCAGATCCGGCTGGAGGATCTAAGCCTTAATATCATAGATACGGCAGGAATCCGGGATACTCAGGATGTGGTAGAGAAAATCGGCGTTGAAAAGGCTAGAAGTGCAGCTCAGGAAGCAGATTTGATCATTTATGTGGTGGATGGTTCCTGTCCTCTTGATGAAAATGATGAGGAGATTTTAACATTCATAGAAAGCAGGAAAGCAGTGGTACTTTTAAATAAGACAGATCTTATTCCTGTGGTAACGGAGGATATGTTAAAAATGAGGACCAGACATCAGGTGATTCCTATTTCTGCAAAGGAACGGCTGGGGATCGGGAACCTGGAGAATGAGATTAAGGCCATGTTTTATCATGGTGAGATTGATTTTAATGATCAGGTTTATATCACCAATGTAAGACATAAAAATGCCCTTCTGGAAGCGCTTAAGAGTCTTTCCATGGTGGAACAAAGCGTAAGAAATGAGATGCCTGAGGATTTTTATTCCATTGATTTAATGGATGCCTATGAGCAGTTAGGAACCATCCTGGGAGAATCGGTGGAAGATGATCTGGTAAATGAAATATTCCGTAAGTTTTGTATGGGTAAATAA
- the jag gene encoding RNA-binding cell elongation regulator Jag/EloR: protein MDMITVSAKTVDEAITKALIELGTTSDKLEYEIVDKGSNGILGIIGSKPAIIRAKKKETLEDKAVTFLSDVFGAMDLGVHMEAAYHEKEKELSINMSGDDMGILIGKRGQTLDSLQYLVSLVLNKENEDYIRVKLDTENYRERRKETLETLAKNIAYKVKRTRRSVSLEPMNPYERRIIHSALQNDKFVVTRSDGEEPFRHVVISLKKDYSKKDRNQDKDK from the coding sequence ATGGATATGATTACAGTTTCAGCAAAAACCGTAGATGAAGCGATTACAAAGGCATTAATCGAATTAGGGACAACCAGTGATAAGCTGGAGTATGAGATTGTTGATAAGGGAAGTAATGGTATTCTGGGAATTATCGGTTCAAAACCGGCTATCATCCGTGCAAAGAAGAAAGAGACCTTGGAAGATAAGGCGGTGACATTTCTTTCCGATGTGTTCGGCGCTATGGATTTAGGGGTCCATATGGAAGCAGCCTATCATGAAAAGGAAAAAGAGCTATCCATTAACATGTCAGGAGATGACATGGGAATTTTAATAGGCAAGAGAGGACAGACCTTAGATTCTCTGCAGTATCTGGTCAGCCTTGTATTAAACAAGGAAAATGAAGATTATATCAGGGTAAAGCTTGATACGGAAAATTACAGGGAGCGGAGAAAAGAGACTCTGGAAACCCTGGCAAAAAACATTGCTTATAAGGTAAAGCGGACAAGACGTTCCGTTTCTCTGGAACCAATGAATCCTTATGAAAGAAGGATCATTCATTCCGCACTTCAGAATGATAAGTTTGTTGTTACTAGAAGTGACGGAGAAGAGCCATTCAGGCATGTTGTTATTTCCTTAAAAAAGGATTATTCCAAAAAGGACCGGAATCAGGATAAAGATAAATAA